AAAATTACCAAAGCTAAAGAATTAAAAGAAAACATTGAAAAACAAAAAAATATAATGACAGAATTCTTTGAAACAGAAATGAATAATGAACAAAGATGGGATTATATTGAAAAATACTTTTTAAAAATATAAAACCCGGAATTTTCCGGGTTTTTTCCATATAAATATTAAAAACATATCAAAATATGCCCTGAAATAGTATAATATATCTGAAAAAATAAAATTAGGAGAGATACGATGCAAAAAATAAAGGACATATTAACTTATAATTTTAATAATAAAATTGAAACTATAATAAAACTTTCAGAAGAATATGATACAGAAAATTTAAAATCTTATATCTTTACTGAAAATATTGAAAATTCAATGATAAAAATTTTTGAAGGATTGAATTCAAATATTGTGGGAAATTGGATATATGGAAATTATGGTTCTGGAAAAACTCATTTTGCAAAAATAATTTCTTATATATTAGAATTTGGTTTAAATGTAGAATACAAAAATAATATAAAATCTAAAAAGCTAAAAAGTCTAATAGATAAATCAAATAAAAACTTTATAGTTGTAAAAATAGATCTTTCTTTATACGCAAATTCAAAATTAAATTTAAGTCAAATAATAATAAATGAATTACTTCATACTTTAAATATAAAAAATAAATTTGATGATGTTTCCGATAATACAAGAAATTTAGATACTTTTATAAACTCTTTAATAAAAGACAATAAACTCTTATTAATAATAGATGAAATAGAACAGTTTATAAAATCATCTAATTTAAATTCTTTAGAAATACAAGGAATCATACATCAATTTGAAATATCAAAAGATAAATATATTATATTTATATCTCAATCAAACCCTTATAAAATAGAAAAAATTAAAAGTATTGCAGATAGAATTAAAAATATAATACATATAAAAGATGAAGATATTGAACAAGTAATAATAAAAAGACTTCTCAAGAAAAATATATCTATGAAAGGATTATATGAAAAATACAATTCAAATATAATAATTAATTCAGATTTAGAAATCTTAAAAGATGAAATAAACTTAAATTTTTTTGAACAAATTCATCCTTTAAAACCCGAAATTTTAAAAATACTTCCAAATATAATTCAAAATATTTCTAATAGAAGTCTCATCAATATAATTTATGAAACTTTAAAAAGATTTGAAAATGATATTTTAACGAGGCAAATATGTATATACGATTTTTTTGAAAGTATAAAAGATACAGATAAATATAAAAAAATTTTGAATAGAGATGATGAATTAGAAAAAAATATATTGAAAACTCTAATTCTATACAATAATAAATTAAATATAGATACCCTAACTAAATTAACTATAAATAATATAACAAAAAAACTAATAGATCATAAAATTGATATAATGAAAAAACTAAAAAAAATTGAATCTGAAGAATTAATTATATTAAAAGAAAAAGAAATTATTTTATTTGATGACTATGAACTAAAAATAAATAAAAAAATAAATAAAATAAATGATGAATATTTATTAATGAAAAAAAAGGAGAAAACTCTTTTAAAAAGTTATGAAAAAATATTTTCAAATTTATATTATACTTCAAAAAATGGTAAAAAAAAGAAATTAATCATAAACAATTCTCCAACAGCTTTAAACAAAAAAAAGAATATAATGATAACTATTTTAAATGATAAAAAACAATTAAATTATAAAGAAATTCTAGAAACAGATGATGAAATCTTTATAATTCTAAAAAAAGAAAAAAATATTGAAAAAGATTTGAACAAACTCACCAAAATTTTGATTTTTGAAGAAAAATCAAATATTGAAAAAGAAATTAATTATATATCAAAAATAAAAGAATACTATGAAAATAAAATCGAAAAAAATCTTAAAAAACTTTTTGAATCATCTGAAATATATTATTATAAAGAAAAAAGTTTTTTTATAAAAAAAGATTTCGAACAAGAAATTCTAAATTTTATAAATAATTTAGTATATAAAACAGCCTATTCAAAAAGTCTTGATACTCAAAAAAAGAAAAAAGATATAATATATATAAAAAATCATGAAAATCAAACAATAATAAAGAATTATCCTGAATATTTTAAAAATGAATGTATAAATACAAATACCATAGAATATAAAACTTTGAGATTATTTAATGAAAATACCTTATTTGATTTATTTGAAACATTAAAAAACAAACCTTATGATTGGACAATAAATGATATAATTTTCTATATAATAATATTAATAAAATTCAAAAAAATTCAAAAAATTGATATAGAAAATTCTTTAAACAATACTAAAAAATTAAAAAATACAAAAATTAAATTTATAAAAGATGAATTATCAGAACAGGACTTAAATGATGCAAAAAGAAAACTAATACATTTAAAATTAATGGATAAAAATGCAAAAAAGGAAGAAATCGAAGACTGTATAAAAAAATTATATAATAATATAAATTTAGACCATTCAGAAAACTATATAAAAGATTTTATATACAATTTTTCTACAATAAAACAAAAATTAAGTAATGAATTTAGAAGTCCTTTTATAAAATCATTGTATGAAGAAAAATATGGTTTGATTAAAGATAATAATATAAAAAGATTAATAGAAGAAATTCCCTTAAAAAGTGATATAGAACTTTGGGAAGAATATAAAAAAATTTTTAATGCTAAATTCGAAGAATTGAAAATATACAATGAGAACCTCAAAAATTTTAAATATAATCCTGAAAAATATAATATATATTTTTTAAATTATTCTTATACTGGATTATTAACAGCTTTAGAGCTATTAAAAAATAAAAGATAGTATTTCATTTTCTGATGAAATACTATCTTTTATTATGGAGTTAACTTCAAATGTTTCATAATATTTACATTTTTAAATTATTTTCAAGCTTGACAAAAAGATAACTTCATTATTTATAATAATATTAAAATTATTTAGTTTTGTATTCTATTTTTTAATTTTTTTAAAATAAAAATTAAAAAAAATAAAGAATATTAAAAATAAAATAAATTATTTTAAATTTTAGCTTGACTTTATTTAAAAATATTGATATAATACTTATGAAAGTTAAAAACAGAGGGAGGAATTGATATGAAAGAAAAAAGAAAAAACATCAGAGTATTGGATAGACTTGATATTAATAGAGAAATTGTTTGGGAATTCATAAGACACATCTAAGAGGGAGGTGTATCTCATGTTAAAAAAAACCAGAAAAAGAATTGAATCATATGCAGAAGCTTTTGATAGAATAGATAAAGAAGATATGAGACATATATTTGAAGAGATGATAAGAAAAATATAAAAAAATAAGCCTTTTGGCTTATTTTTTTATCATAATTTAATATTAAATGGTATTTAATTAATGAAATTACTGTATAATAAATTTAAATACTTTTTTATTAATGGAGGGATAAATTGATACCTTTTATATTGCTAATCTTTGGTTTTATACTTTTAGTTTTTGGTGCCAATAAATTTGTAGATGGTTCTTCTTCATTAGCTTATTCATTTAAAATACCGCCTATAATAATAGGACTTACAATTGCAGCTATTGGTACAAGTGCTCCTGAAGCTTTTGTTAGTACTATAGCAGCAATTCAGGGGAACAGTGATATAGCTGCTTCTAATGTTCTTGGCAGTAATATCTTAAACATTCTATTAATACTTGGAATAACAGCTTTTATAAAACCATTAAATATAAAACAAAATACTATAAAAAAAGAAATTCCATTTTTGTTTTTAATATCTTTAGTAATGCTTTTAATGGGTATAGATGGAATAATATCAAGAACTGATGGTTTAATTCTTTTATTATTCATGATCATATTCATAAATTATTTATTTGAAATATCAAAAGAAGATAATAATCAAGAAGAAATAAAACAATATAGTATCATCAAAAGTCTAATTTTTACTATTATAGGTTTAGTATGTATAATATTTGGAAGTAAATTTACAGTAGATAATGCGGTTATCATAGCAAAAAATATTGGAATATCTGAAAAAATTATAGGTTTGACAATAGTTTCTATAGGAACATCTCTTCCAGAACTGGTAACTTCTATAGTTGCAGCTCTAAAAGGTCAGAATGATATAGCTGTTGGAAATATACTGGGTAGTAATATCTTCAATATATTGTTTGTTCTTGGAATTGCTTCTTCAATTTCATCAGTAAATTTTAACTTGATATCAGATACAATAATCTCAATTGGTATAACTTTTATTTTATTTATATTCTCAATAAATGATAAAAAAATTTCTAAAGTTGAAGGTTTTATATTCATATCCTTATATGCGATATATATTTTTTATATTTTATAAAAAGAGTTTCCAAATTAATTGGAAACTCTTTATTTTAAATTTAAATATTTTAAAAGTCTTTCTTTATTATTATTTAATATATTTTCTTCTTTTATACCAACTTTTTGAACAAGTTTCTCTAATCCCGATGTTCTACCTATTTCATCTATATAATGTGCATCAGAGTTTATAGAAATTTTTACATTGTATTTTTTTATGGCTTGAAGATATTTCAAAGTTACTTCTTCAACACCTCTTCTACCAATTTTAAATTTATCAAAAGATCCTGCATTTAATTCAAGAATCACATTATTTTCATATGCCGCATGAGAAATTTCGTCAAAATCTACTGGAAACTTTGGATTATCTGGATGTGTAATCATTTTAACATAACTTTTGTTTATCGTAGCCAACATAGATTTTGTTATATCTTTCTTTTCAGTTAAATCAAATTCAGCTTCTGGATGTATACCCGCCGCTACAAATTCAAGATTTTCAAGTCTATATTCTGGCAAATCTAAACTTCCATCATTTAAAATATTTGCTTCACATCCTTTTAAAACTCTAACATCATATATATAATCTGGCAATATTAATAAGTTTCCAAAATAGTATTCATGCGATGCACCAGGCATTTGTGGTCCATGATCTGTAATTGCTATTACTTGTAATTTTTTTTCAGCCGACTTTTTTACCATTTCCATCAAAGTATTGTATGCATGACCTGAGGCTAATGTATGCATGTGTAAATCTGCAATTAAATTCATTTTTTTCATCATCCTTTATACTATATTTTGTACATATAAATTTTAACAAATTTGATTTAAGTGATGATTAATTTATATTTATTTATGTTATCAAAGTAAATCATTTTTATGTCTCATGATATAATTATAAACATCATTTTTATTTTTTGAATTTAAAAGTTTTTTGATAAAATCATCATCATTCATACTTTTTATTAAATCGCCAAGTGCTTCTAAATGACTTATTTTATCCTTTGCTGCAAGCATTATTAAAAAATATACAGGATCATATTTAGAATTAAATTTTACACCTTGCCTTGAAATTAAAAAAGAAAACCCCGTTTCTAATACTCCATCTTGTGGAGATGCATGAATCAAAGCTATACCTGGTGATATGACTGAGTATGGTCCTTTTTCTTTTATTATATCTATAGATTTTTGTATATATTCTTTATTTATTTTATCATTTTTTAAAAGTATTTCACCGGCATATTTTATTGATTGTTCCCAAGAAAGTATTTTATTAGTTATTTTTATCGTATCTAAACTTATATAATGCTCAAGGCCAAAATTCAAATTTTTTTCATTTTTTAATATTTTCTTTTTATTTATTTCATTGTCTATATCTTTTTTTATATTTTTTTCTAAGTCTTTATCGATATTAAAATATTTTTTTATTATATTGATTATTTTTTTTGAATCTATTTTATTAAAATCATTTTTGTTCTTTAAAACTCTTTTTCTTTTATTTAATATGTTTTTTATCTCTATTATTTCTTTTTCAGGTAGAAGAGGATTTACTTTTAGAATTTTTATGTTCTCTTCTTCTATTGAAATAGTTGTTATTATTAAATCTATGTCTACATCTTTTAAAAAATAGTTCGGTATATCAACATATGAAATAGTATCTAATACTTCTATATCTTCACCAAATATATTTTTTATTCTGCTTTTAAGAATATTTGTTGTTCCTATACCGCTTGAACAAACGAGCAACACTTTTAATTTATCGAAATTATATGTATAATTTCTTTCTATAGCAGCACCAAAATGAAGTGCAATATATCCAATTTCATCATCCGCTATTTCATTTTCAAAATTGGTAAATATGACTTTCGAAGCAATTTCAGATGCTTTATAAATTTCTTCATATTTGGTTTTTATTTCATCAAGCAATGGATTATTCAATGGTAAGTTGTACTTAACTCTATTTATTGCCGCATCGAGATGAAGTGAAAGGCCATTTATTAGCTCTTGATCATTTATTAGATCTATTTTAAAATAATCATCTATTATTTTACACATTTGTTCTGCCATAATTCTTGTGTTATCATAATCTGATATATATGTTTTCTTTATTTCTCTTTTTTTTGATCCCAAAAGATGAAAAGTTATAAACCCTATCTCAGATTCTGGAATATTTATATTAAAATCATATTCTAAATTTTTTGCAAGTATTCGGGCAATATTAAATTCTTTTTCTTTTATAAGATTTTTTAATTGATTTTCATCTATTATTATATCTTTACCTTCTTTTATTCTCATTATTGCGAGAGCTATATGTATCATAAGTGCTGCATAATCTGAATCAACCATTTTAAAATTCAAATCTTTTTGCATCTTTTTTATATTTTTTTCTATT
This genomic stretch from Oceanotoga teriensis harbors:
- a CDS encoding calcium/sodium antiporter, with the translated sequence MIPFILLIFGFILLVFGANKFVDGSSSLAYSFKIPPIIIGLTIAAIGTSAPEAFVSTIAAIQGNSDIAASNVLGSNILNILLILGITAFIKPLNIKQNTIKKEIPFLFLISLVMLLMGIDGIISRTDGLILLLFMIIFINYLFEISKEDNNQEEIKQYSIIKSLIFTIIGLVCIIFGSKFTVDNAVIIAKNIGISEKIIGLTIVSIGTSLPELVTSIVAALKGQNDIAVGNILGSNIFNILFVLGIASSISSVNFNLISDTIISIGITFILFIFSINDKKISKVEGFIFISLYAIYIFYIL
- a CDS encoding phosphatase, with amino-acid sequence MNLIADLHMHTLASGHAYNTLMEMVKKSAEKKLQVIAITDHGPQMPGASHEYYFGNLLILPDYIYDVRVLKGCEANILNDGSLDLPEYRLENLEFVAAGIHPEAEFDLTEKKDITKSMLATINKSYVKMITHPDNPKFPVDFDEISHAAYENNVILELNAGSFDKFKIGRRGVEEVTLKYLQAIKKYNVKISINSDAHYIDEIGRTSGLEKLVQKVGIKEENILNNNKERLLKYLNLK
- a CDS encoding BglG family transcription antiterminator, which gives rise to MIIKKRVYDIIEFLFDKEEYTTIKEISEHFKISMRTVRYDIEKAEELAKKYDFKIYSKPGSGIKIISENDTKEKFLNRKEEKEEDTLYFSKEDRKQIILFKLFQSSEPINISDLEEELLISSFTIKKDLKEIEKWLNKRNLKLIRRRNFGIKIKGKEVDIRHGITSLLDETSSEGDLLSFLNKIQSKKFDENNFFNEFDKLIGNIDMFKIEKNIKKMQKDLNFKMVDSDYAALMIHIALAIMRIKEGKDIIIDENQLKNLIKEKEFNIARILAKNLEYDFNINIPESEIGFITFHLLGSKKREIKKTYISDYDNTRIMAEQMCKIIDDYFKIDLINDQELINGLSLHLDAAINRVKYNLPLNNPLLDEIKTKYEEIYKASEIASKVIFTNFENEIADDEIGYIALHFGAAIERNYTYNFDKLKVLLVCSSGIGTTNILKSRIKNIFGEDIEVLDTISYVDIPNYFLKDVDIDLIITTISIEEENIKILKVNPLLPEKEIIEIKNILNKRKRVLKNKNDFNKIDSKKIINIIKKYFNIDKDLEKNIKKDIDNEINKKKILKNEKNLNFGLEHYISLDTIKITNKILSWEQSIKYAGEILLKNDKINKEYIQKSIDIIKEKGPYSVISPGIALIHASPQDGVLETGFSFLISRQGVKFNSKYDPVYFLIMLAAKDKISHLEALGDLIKSMNDDDFIKKLLNSKNKNDVYNYIMRHKNDLL